AAAGCTTGTCAAAATTCATGTGGAAACTCCTGGTGCTTTAAAgagtttttattaaaaacaagtaGTTTAGAAACATACACAAGAGCCAAGTAAAACAGTCACGTAAGACATAAACAGTACTTGATCCAACAGGAAGGTCTGACTTCCTTGTATAATTCAGTCTACTAAAGCCAGTGAGTTATTTAAAATACAGGACAGgataaatgaagaaataaacatCATCTGATATGTTGTAAGTTATGGATCTTGTCCCTCATTAGATGGCAGTAGGATTCAAAGTCGGGTCCTCTGATTGGCAGGGAGCTCGTCTTGATCGAGTCCCCACAAGAAAGTGCGAAGACGTGTCACTTCCTTTTGAAGTTCTGGACTGGGGATTGGCTTTGAGAGGTCCAGACGTGGAGTTTCGTTCGGCAGGATGAGAGGCGGGTGATCAAGGAAGCTCTCGAATATATCTGAAAGAACAGTTGACAAAGGGTTCACTTGACTCTCGGGATCATTCCCTGGCATGATGCTGCCCCGGTCATGGGGCATGTGGTAGGCAAAGACGTTATGTCTGGTCCGGTCTGGCAATTGAAAAAGTCTGCGCTTAAACGTCAACCTACATCTCATGTTTCAACTGAGTCACTCTTTATAGTCATCCAGCATTCTGAAAAATCTCAATGAAATAATCAATACCTTCTTATTCATTCGCAGTATTGCAGCTAACGTTAAGATATGTCCGGCTGTCTTGAGTAGTTCACAAACTAGAGAATGTTTCGGCCTTTTCCTATTTATATTTTGCCAAATACCACAGCAATTAAAACAATCATAAACTTTATTACCGCCACTCAGCTCAGTTCCTGGCGGCGGTGCCCAGGATGCTGGTGGAGCCCTGGTTGGTCCCAATTTATAATGGGTGAGAAGATGATGCAGTTGGGCAGGACTTAACAAGACGTGGTCTTCTTGTAAACTGCTCCAGGATGACTGGAATGAAAGGTTGGATACGCatggttgaaagaaaaaaattgaaaaggtGTGTGCGTATTGTACTCGACTTGACTTGTTACCTGAATGAGCCTGGTCTTGGGAATGCACAGGAAGTTGACAGTGATCGAAAGCTTCCTCATAAACTCTGAGGCAATATCGCCAAGTCCTGCTCCCTGGAGCCAATCGAGAACCAGATCCAGATTCGTACGAATTTGGACAGCTCTGGACCAAGAGAAGAGTCCATCTAATAAAAAAGAATGTATATATCACCATTTAGAAATAAGACTGACCTCTGACAATCTTAAAAATCTCACCTCTTTCCAGCAGAGTGTTGAGCAAAGATGTgttggtgaagaagaagaggtagCCGAAGGTTTGAGAGGTGAGCGGAGGAGACAGACAAGCATCCCGTGACAGCACCAGGGAGCAGCGGTACACTTCCACAAGCCCTGCAACCTTTGGTGGTAAGGCAGACACATCATCCACTTCTCCTTCACCTTTTTTCTCCTCTGCCACGCTGCTGTGAGCGCCGTCCTTCTCCTTCTCGTCGCTGGAGAAAGGGTTGGTGTCGAGAAGGGCCGGTAGGAGCGAGTAAAGGGTCTTTAAAATGAGGAGAGGGGTGTTTGAGGAACTGATGGAACTACTGGagcaatgatgttttttttttttaccttggtGAGGTGGTAGACACACTGCTGAAATGTGTGCATAATGACGTCATCAAGCTGGGCCAGAGCCTCGGAGCAAGTGTCCATGTCCGCTGTCAACACTGGGTCCCCAGgtgctttgaaaaaacattgaaatcaCCTCCGAATTAAGAAGTAAAGTTGGCAGATTTAACGTCTAACATGCTTTAGTGGTAAGTTGAATACttgcttttcttttccccaGCCCCACCTCTACCAAAGCTGGTTCTCATTCAGTTGCATTTCAGTGAGCTTAGAGGATATGTCCCCACATCAAAGAGCCCAGTCGATTGGTTACAAGTGCCTGTATGATCTCTTCTCGCATGACCTTCCATGGAGCCAACTCTCACATCAGCGTGAAACAATGAATGATATAGGCCTACTTCTGTGCAGCATCTGTTGTCACTGCCAAAAATTAATTCCAATCACAAATATCGTCACAGCTTTCTGGTGTTTGGGCGTAGAACGATTCGGAACCTCTGGCTTTGGGTAATCATTAAAGGGAAGTTAACAGAGTTGATGTTTGTGAGAGCATTAAGTACCACAAATTACCAGAGTTTGGTAGAAGTGCCTTTTTATCCAATGAAAAGTGGTGATTTAGGTCTCCTCATATCTTTCTACTATCACTTCAGAAGGTAGAAGTTCAGGAGATCTTCTATAGTCTCACCTTCAAACTCCCATTCTTTCTCCATTGCTTCAACTTTGACCTGGAAGAAGTTTAGAAGCTCTGTTGCGTTTGACATCCAGAACATCAAAGGTCGAAGGTCCGATGAGAGTTTCTGGACATTTGGAAGGCTAACCTCGCTCTCCTGTTCTGTAGAGCTGGAAGAATTTCATGTATGAATACAAGTtaatttggtttgtttatgttgcGAAATACTAGACATTTTTAAACTTAGGTTTTACACGCAAGCCATTTCCCAACTTGACATTGTTGCAATCTTTCATCATAACACAGATATGCAGAACCAAAGACATAACAGAAATATGAATCACTCCCAACACGGAAACATGACGTCGCAGAAATATGCACTTACTTCTGCGTGGGATGCTTATCCCCAAATTCCTTAATGTTATCCTGCAATGAGAAAGTtggaaacagaaaagagaagaGACATCTCGGGTTAGTGCGGAGGAGGAGATGCAGTGTCTCGCCCTGCAGCCAGGACAATTACAGCACATTTTCCAACGGGAGGGAAGTGACATCAGCTCATCCTCGCTCGTGTCCACAACTGAACAGGCCACAATGAAGGGGACATGACTGGCTGCTGGTTTCTGTCTCACCTAATGTGAATCTCACTTTGGCCACCTGTGGTTTGGTCTACCTCACTTTACTTTGCTGTGGTCGTGGCATTGTGACAGCGTCCCAAATTGGATAAGCAGTTGTTGCTGATGACACACGTGTAACTGCTGAAGCCAAAGTTTAACCCTAAAATTCACCAGTTAATATCCTGTTTTCCCTTTTTATTAATGAAAGGCAATTGCAAAGTGGCCCAAATACATTGGTTTACTGGAGTTAAAACCTAGGTAAAAGACTGACCTGTTATTATAGATGCAGGGTTTGggttttaaaaatctatttttctttttttcatttttccaatatGATTGTCCAGTTGACTTACCCAGACTATCTCCTTGATCAGATTTGCTGCCTTCAGTAGTATTTGTGGTGTGAGGACAGGGTCAAGGTGTTTGGAGGCATGGTCAATCATGATTGACAGGAGGAAGGCTGGTGCTAGAGGCCCGCCACCAGAATCTGGGGAGGAGTTCTTGGAAAGTATTTCCTTTGAGAGACAAAACAGGATATTAACGTTTACATCTGTAAGGGTTAACGTCCTCTCTCACCTGTAGCAAGGCATCAGCATGACAAGGGTGAAACTTCAGAATGGCCTCATTGCTTCCCAAATACTGCCGCAATGCTTCTTGTTTGTCCACCATCCCTGAGGGGCAGCAGGGGACGGAGGCATCAGAGTGCCATGGCAGGGTCAGTGCAAGCGGTGGGGCAGGAATCACGCGTGGGTCACGgtacaggaagaggaagtggttCCCAAGACCGATCACGTCCCCTGGCTTCAGCACAGTTTCTCTATAAAGAGGCGTGCCATTGTGTGTGACCGAAGTGCCTCTGAATGGTCGAACAAGTGCTGGAACAGATGTCAAGTAATGAAAGTGTTTAAAAAGAAGGATAGTAAATTAGAGGTAACAACTTATTTTTGATCCACACCTTGTCCTTTGGGTGTGTCAGGAACAGCCGAGTCCCTCCTGACCAGTAAATGTCTGATCAGGAGGTCAGGTGCGGAGAGGAACGTGTCCACTTTCAGAAGCCTCTttcctttcctctctctctctctgtccttttCCCTCTCCCTCGTGGTGGGCTTCCTCCCAAACACATATGTGTGTCCCGTCATGATGTACAAAACAAAGTCCTAAACAAAAAGCACACTTGAGAGAAGTGCGGTAGGTCTGTTATCTTACAAGTGCCCAGATCTTTTTCAATATGCCATCAGATGTTGAGACATTCTGAAGGCAGCTGTGTCACAGTTTGCTACAAAGGAGGCTTGTGTGAGGTCATTGTGCGAGATGGAGTGATGAACACTGGGATACTGAAGTTTCCATGATGAGCTGTCGAGCCATTGTTTTGCTCTCAGGTGTTGTTTGGTGGATTTTTGTGGCGGGATCAAAATACAGATGGAATTCAACGATTACAGGCATGCAGGTATGAAGTCATGAAAggcgtgtgtgtttgaggacGTTTTAGAAAGATCTTCAACAGCTTATTATTCATAAGTGACTCTGTGTGCTGGTCTTTGTTTATACAGCGTGCTGATGAGAGTGTGTGATATCATCTGGTCTTGCCTTGGCCTGATCATATCCCTGCAACAACAGGAAGTAGGGTCGGTCTGTAGGTGGAAGGATGAGActctgtgacatcacttccagGTCACAGCTGGAGAAGTCCTTTTCTTCCTCCGGGGGAGTGTTAGTCCATCCAACCTTGCCCGCTGCTCTTGATGCTCTCACCTGAAATTCATGATGGTTCAGTCCCGTAATAACACTCAGGTTTTTAATTATCTCAAGGTCCTTCTACCTCTCCCTTCTGTGGTGTGATCATGCTCACAATGTTTTTCCGGTCCTGCGCCCCTACGTTGTTGCTCTGTCGGTTGCTAGGACCATGCGTTTCATTGCCCACGTGGTTGCCTTGGCGACGTCTGAGGCTGAGGTTCATGTCGCTGATGCTCCTCCTAAGTTCTGAGTTCCTTGCCCGGTGACCCCGTTCAGTCTCCTCAGGTGCCCCACCTGACGACATTCTGCCCCTCTGCCGCCAACGCACACCTGATTCTCATACAGCACAACCAGTGGTCAAGCCTTTGCTGGACAACATTCTGACCTCAAAGCAAACATACCTTGGTAGttctctccctccctttctctctccttttcCTCTTTTTCATAATCATCTCTTCTTTGAATTTCAAAGCGTCGTTCGAATCCTTCTTTTGGCCGCCACATGTCCACTAACAACAAGGGACATTCCCATGGGGCTACACTTCTGCGACATTCTGTCTTCCACTTGATAGCTCCATCTGGCTCCTGGATGGGCTTTccaatgacatcacacagcAGGAAGTCCTCAGGGCAGTGTTTCTGGAGAACTAGATGGTAATGGAGAAACACAGTGAAGGAGCAAGGAAGTGATTATTTTTCCACAAcacttctgtttattttattctaacTCAGCACCAAACTGTGAAGCCGATTTGAGCAAACAATTCCTAAGTGATGATGGTAGGTGAAAAAGAGTTTCCTCCTCTGCTACCTGCATCGTCCGTctcctcttgctctctctctgtgtaGCGAGTGATGACCTGAGTGATGAGCTGCTGGGCTGTGGAGTGGATGTTGGCCAGCAGGGAGCGATAGTTGGCCCCACTGGAGAGGGCATCCCCATAGATTTTGATCAGACCCGGTGCAGTTGAAGAGGCAGGGGGCAAGTAGTGGTGGGAGGAAGGGGCAGCTGAGTGGGCCCATagttctctctccctctcacctaCTGCG
This window of the Synchiropus splendidus isolate RoL2022-P1 chromosome 12, RoL_Sspl_1.0, whole genome shotgun sequence genome carries:
- the rasip1 gene encoding ras-interacting protein 1 isoform X1; protein product: MEGSGSPRIRKLHFPVGLWINSPRKHFAKLGGRWPSALSVKSTTSSDAASLHEAPSAPSSSLSNSTPSLASPAPSPSPSPAFLRPRPAAPQSRTKRLSHLFLRGRSNSDRDRAVGERERELWAHSAAPSSHHYLPPASSTAPGLIKIYGDALSSGANYRSLLANIHSTAQQLITQVITRYTEREQEETDDAVLQKHCPEDFLLCDVIGKPIQEPDGAIKWKTECRRSVAPWECPLLLVDMWRPKEGFERRFEIQRRDDYEKEEKEREREGENYQGVRWRQRGRMSSGGAPEETERGHRARNSELRRSISDMNLSLRRRQGNHVGNETHGPSNRQSNNVGAQDRKNIVSMITPQKGEVRASRAAGKVGWTNTPPEEEKDFSSCDLEVMSQSLILPPTDRPYFLLLQGYDQAKDFVLYIMTGHTYVFGRKPTTREREKDRERERKGKRLLKVDTFLSAPDLLIRHLLVRRDSAVPDTPKGQALVRPFRGTSVTHNGTPLYRETVLKPGDVIGLGNHFLFLYRDPRVIPAPPLALTLPWHSDASVPCCPSGMVDKQEALRQYLGSNEAILKFHPCHADALLQEILSKNSSPDSGGGPLAPAFLLSIMIDHASKHLDPVLTPQILLKAANLIKEIVWDNIKEFGDKHPTQNSTEQESEVSLPNVQKLSSDLRPLMFWMSNATELLNFFQVKVEAMEKEWEFEAPGDPVLTADMDTCSEALAQLDDVIMHTFQQCVYHLTKTLYSLLPALLDTNPFSSDEKEKDGAHSSVAEEKKGEGEVDDVSALPPKVAGLVEVYRCSLVLSRDACLSPPLTSQTFGYLFFFTNTSLLNTLLERDGLFSWSRAVQIRTNLDLVLDWLQGAGLGDIASEFMRKLSITVNFLCIPKTRLIQSSWSSLQEDHVLLSPAQLHHLLTHYKLGPTRAPPASWAPPPGTELSGDIFESFLDHPPLILPNETPRLDLSKPIPSPELQKEVTRLRTFLWGLDQDELPANQRTRL
- the rasip1 gene encoding ras-interacting protein 1 isoform X2 → MEGSGSPRIRKLHFPVGLWINSPRKHFAKLGGRWPSALSVKSTTSSDAASLHEAPSAPSSSLSNSTPSLASPAPSPSPSPAFLRPRPAAPQSRTKRLSHLFLRGRSNSDRDRAVGERERELWAHSAAPSSHHYLPPASSTAPGLIKIYGDALSSGANYRSLLANIHSTAQQLITQVITRYTEREQEETDDAVLQKHCPEDFLLCDVIGKPIQEPDGAIKWKTECRRSVAPWECPLLLVDMWRPKEGFERRFEIQRRDDYEKEEKEREREGENYQGVRWRQRGRMSSGGAPEETERGHRARNSELRRSISDMNLSLRRRQGNHVGNETHGPSNRQSNNVGAQDRKNIVRASRAAGKVGWTNTPPEEEKDFSSCDLEVMSQSLILPPTDRPYFLLLQGYDQAKDFVLYIMTGHTYVFGRKPTTREREKDRERERKGKRLLKVDTFLSAPDLLIRHLLVRRDSAVPDTPKGQALVRPFRGTSVTHNGTPLYRETVLKPGDVIGLGNHFLFLYRDPRVIPAPPLALTLPWHSDASVPCCPSGMVDKQEALRQYLGSNEAILKFHPCHADALLQEILSKNSSPDSGGGPLAPAFLLSIMIDHASKHLDPVLTPQILLKAANLIKEIVWDNIKEFGDKHPTQNSTEQESEVSLPNVQKLSSDLRPLMFWMSNATELLNFFQVKVEAMEKEWEFEAPGDPVLTADMDTCSEALAQLDDVIMHTFQQCVYHLTKTLYSLLPALLDTNPFSSDEKEKDGAHSSVAEEKKGEGEVDDVSALPPKVAGLVEVYRCSLVLSRDACLSPPLTSQTFGYLFFFTNTSLLNTLLERDGLFSWSRAVQIRTNLDLVLDWLQGAGLGDIASEFMRKLSITVNFLCIPKTRLIQSSWSSLQEDHVLLSPAQLHHLLTHYKLGPTRAPPASWAPPPGTELSGDIFESFLDHPPLILPNETPRLDLSKPIPSPELQKEVTRLRTFLWGLDQDELPANQRTRL